A stretch of Lactuca sativa cultivar Salinas chromosome 6, Lsat_Salinas_v11, whole genome shotgun sequence DNA encodes these proteins:
- the LOC111882989 gene encoding LOW QUALITY PROTEIN: long-chain-alcohol oxidase FAO4A (The sequence of the model RefSeq protein was modified relative to this genomic sequence to represent the inferred CDS: inserted 1 base in 1 codon) — translation MSGSHFKNEKRCKEHSYNFACPLSSRQMESLVALCDTLLPSIKVSKDHVDGSLVKLYQTSASMTGTPNQVAMMMLLKTEHPKQILIRLTLWFLSTVIGTLILCGRESLSNNFPYIQKFSRVSTKKREKILYSWSLSYFFLLRMFFRALKFVVPLAFFTQVNEKNENPSWKALNYCGPDPYLIQPIHHNLNTENIFGPLYKGVIYLNKPIRVVAEALQRSRLGISVPRHPARFYKNPKLPSMIIKCDAVVVGSGSGGGVVAGILSKAGYKVLVLEKGNYNARSNLSLLEGPSMEEMYLGKGLLATSNMEAVILAGSTVGGGSSINWSASIKTPQHVLKEWSECYELELFQSRLYEEAMSVVCERMGVQSKVEDEGFNNMILRKGCEELGYPINNIPRNSPPNHYCGWCCFGCKDGRKKGTSETWLVDLVESGNGAILPGCEALKVVHDQKKGRYRRTAKGVIFEFLNQDGSREICLAESKVTIVACGAMCTPQLLKRSGLKNPNIGKNLHIHPVAMAWGHFPSERWPEVEKKSYEGGIMSVMSTVVADFKGSGYGAIIQTPSLHPGMFSALMPWVSGWDFKTRISKFSRTAHIFALARDKGSGEIGPKTSITYQMDITDEENLKRGLEKSLRILAAAGAEEIGTQHNKGRTIHVKNASHHEFERFVREESSRVLSDLSTPLCSAHQMGSCRMGVEAKGSAVNPMGETWEVEGLYVADTSVFPTALGVNPMVTVQAIAYCTAQSAXESLRRMKDTRYPMLC, via the exons ATGTCGGGATCTCATTTCAAAAACGAGAAGAGATGTAAGGAACATAGTTATAACTTTGCATGCCCACTCTCTTCTCGACAAATGGAGTCTTTGGTTGCCTTATGTGACACATTATTACCATCAATTAAAGTTTCTAAAGATCATGTTGATGGTTCACTTGTCAAACTTTACCAGACTTCAGCTTCCATGACTGGAACTCCAAATCAA GTTGCGATGATGATGCTATTGAAGACAGAGCACCCGAAGCAAATCTTGATTCGGTTGACCTTATGGTTCTTATCAACAGTAATCGGAACGTTGATTCTTTGCGGAAGGGAAAGTTTGTCAAATAACTTTCCTTACATACAAAAATTCTCTAGGGTTTCAACCAAGAAAAGAGAAAAAATATTGTATTCATGGTCTCTCAGCTACTTTTTTCTCCTGAGAATGTTTTTCCGTGCCCTCAAATTCGTCGTTCCATTGGCTTTCTTCACTCAG GTAAATGAAAAGAATGAAAACCCTTCTTGGAAAGCCTTGAATTATTGTGGACCTGATCCTTATTTGATTCAACCCATCCATCATAATCTCAACACAGAAAACATTTTTGGCCCGCTTTACAAAGGCGTTATCTACCTGAATAAACCCATACGAGTCGTTGCAGAAGCCCTGCAGAGATCGAGACTAGGCATCTCAGTTCCCCGTCACCCAGCCAGATTCTACAAGAATCCCAAACTTCCATCAATGATCATCAAATGTGATGCAGTAGTAGTTGGCTCAGGCTCCGGCGGTGGTGTAGTTGCCGGCATTTTGTCTAAAGCCGGCTACAAAGTTCTTGTATTGGAGAAAGGGAACTATAATGCAAGAAGTAATCTTTCTCTTCTTGAAGGTCCATCCATGGAAGAGATGTACCTTGGAAAAGGATTGTTAGCTACAAGCAACATGGAAGCTGTGATACTTGCTGGCTCCACAGTAGGTGGAGGCTCATCGATTAACTGGTCGGCATCGATCAAAACCCCACAACATGTACTGAAAGAATGGTCGGAATGTTATGAGTTAGAGTTGTTTCAAAGTAGACTATATGAAGAAGCCATGAGTGTTGTGTGCGAGAGGATGGGTGTTCAATCTAAAGTGGAAGACGAAGGATTCAATAACATGATTTTAAGGAAAGGATGCGAGGAATTAGGTTATCCAATAAATAATATCCCTAGAAACTCACCACCCAATCACTACTGTGGGTGGTGCTGCTTTGGCTGCAAAGATGGAAGAAAGAAAGGTACCTCTGAGACATGGCTCGTGGACTTGGTGGAATCCGGTAATGGTGCAATTCTACCCGGATGTGAGGCTCTAAAAGTTGTGCATGATCAAAAGAAAGGAAGGTATAGGAGAACAGCCAAAGGGGTCATCTTCGAGTTCCTAAACCAAGACGGATCTAGAGAAATTTGTTTGGCCGAGTCAAAAGTAACCATTGTCGCATGTGGGGCTATGTGTACCCCACAACTCCTTAAGAGAAGCGGGTTGAAGAATCCCAACATCGGCAAGAACTTACATATTCATCCTGTGGCAATGGCATGGGGTCACTTCCCTTCAGAGAGGTGGCCGGAAGTCGAAAAAAAAAGCTACGAAGGAGGAATAATGAGTGTCATGTCCACCGTGGTTGCAGACTTCAAGGGGTCAGGATACGGTGCTATCATACAAACACCATCACTGCATCCTGGTATGTTCTCGGCACTAATGCCTTGGGTTTCAGGTTGGGACTTCAAGACACGGATATCTAAGTTCTCAAGAACAGCCCATATATTTGCATTGGCAAGAGACAAGGGTTCCGGGGAAATAGGACCGAAGACTTCGATTACTTACCAGATGGACATCACAGATGAAGAGAACCTGAAGAGAGGACTAGAGAAATCACTAAGGATACTTGCAGCTGCTGGAGCAGAAGAGATaggaacccaacacaacaaagggaGAACAATACATGTCAAGAATGCGAGTCATCATGAGTTCGAAAGGTTTGTGAGAGAGGAAAGCTCAAGGGTGTTGAGTGATCTATCAACACCTCTATGTTCGGCACATCAAATGGGGAGTTGTCGAATGGGTGTTGAAGCAAAAGGGTCTGCTGTGAATCCGATGGGAGAGACATGGGAGGTGGAAGGGCTATATGTTGCTGACACGAGCGTTTTCCCAACAGCATTGGGTGTGAATCCAATGGTCACAGTCCAGGCTATTGCTTATTGCACCGCTCAGTCTG CTGAGTCACTTAGAAGAATGAAGGATACGAGATACCCTAtgttatgttaa